The following coding sequences lie in one Labrus bergylta chromosome 13, fLabBer1.1, whole genome shotgun sequence genomic window:
- the olig1 gene encoding oligodendrocyte transcription factor 1 — MNVPLMRAQEQPHPLCGPGLIQDLPHCPPGFNLSSRLNPSPIHGLQSIQRSTKPQRELSPEEQQELRRKINSRERKRMQDLNIAMDALREVMVPYASSPSASSSSSQSHQPGAPPGRRLSKISTLVLARNYILLLGSSLQEMRRLLGEVSVGMGVNSGPVPRLLLAGGWPLISGPSQLLLTQESLLTSAASSSSSSSASSTSAAKCPLLSPGHMEASLGPVQWSSAGASGGPLCPCGVCRLPRFSHSAPAPRYPK; from the coding sequence ATGAATGTGCCTTTGATGAGGGCCCAGGAGCAGCCTCATCCTCTTTGCGGCCCAGGCTTGATCCAGGATTTACCCCACTGTCCTCCTGGGTTCAACCTGAGCTCCCGCCTGAATCCTTCTCCCATCCACGGCCTCCAGAGCATCCAGAGATCCACCAAACCTCAGAGGGAGCTGAGCcctgaggagcagcaggagctgcGGCGGAAGATCAACagcagggagaggaagaggatgcaGGACTTGAACATTGCTATGGATGCTCTTAGGGAGGTCATGGTGCCTTACGCCTCCTCACcgtcagcctcctcctcttcctctcagtcccATCAGCCTGGAGCTCCTCCAGGACGAAGGCTCTCCAAGATCTCTACCTTGGTCCTCGCCCGGAACTACATCCTCCTCTTGGGCTCGTCTCTGCAGGAGATGAGGAGGCTATTGGGGGAGGTCAGCGTTGGGATGGGGGTAAACTCGGGTCCTGTCCCTCGCCTGCTCCTCGCTGGAGGTTGGCCCCTCATCTCCGGTCCCAGTCAGCTCCTCCTCACCCAGGAGTCGCTCCTCACCTCTGcagcctcttcctcctcctcttcctccgctTCGTCGACTTCTGCTGCTAAATGCCCCCTGCTGTCTCCGGGCCATATGGAAGCCTCGTTGGGCCCCGTGCAGTGGAGTTCTGCAGGGGCCTCAGGAGGGCCCCTGTGCCCCTGTGGAGTGTGCAGACTGCCGAGATTCAGCCACTCCGCCCCTGCTCCAAGATACCCAAAGTAA